One genomic region from Sphingobacterium sp. UGAL515B_05 encodes:
- a CDS encoding FecR family protein yields MEEQRILDELKIVPLLTKIVRGEVLTVLEEKTVEVWLSQSSENRAFFEHLKDDEHVARELLKRELAGSSTTSELEKLHGVLKKRQSHYKRVVFWTSAAAVFLFFSLTLLLYRYYQSRESILETVNIATADIDPGKDQATLTFDDGQVIDLEGKTVKSDASGVTYLDGKAVSASKMQFATLKTPRKGQYKAVLPDGTTVWLNAESKLKYPTKFAGAERLVELEGEGYFEVTHNASRPFIVESKGQRVKVLGTKFNINSYANEEYSRTTLISGSVELRNLQNDLLLRLKPGEQGRFVLGGIEVKKVDAESFIGWTENEFQFKGAQLAEVLRQLERWYDIDVDYKNVPHIKVYATIGRNKKLTSVLYALGEITDLKFKMTGRRIEVDNN; encoded by the coding sequence ATGGAAGAGCAACGTATTCTTGATGAGTTAAAGATTGTCCCGCTTTTGACAAAGATTGTCAGAGGAGAGGTTCTGACCGTTCTCGAAGAGAAGACGGTTGAGGTCTGGCTCAGTCAGAGCAGTGAGAACCGTGCTTTCTTTGAACACCTGAAAGACGACGAGCATGTTGCCCGTGAACTTTTAAAGCGGGAGCTTGCTGGTTCCAGCACTACTTCGGAACTTGAAAAACTACATGGGGTATTGAAGAAACGTCAATCCCATTATAAGCGCGTTGTCTTTTGGACTTCCGCTGCCGCCGTATTCCTGTTTTTTTCGCTTACCCTGCTTCTATACAGGTATTATCAGTCCAGAGAGTCCATTCTTGAGACCGTCAATATTGCCACGGCCGACATTGACCCGGGTAAGGATCAGGCGACATTGACTTTCGACGATGGTCAGGTCATTGATCTGGAAGGAAAGACGGTGAAGAGCGATGCCAGTGGTGTAACCTATCTGGATGGTAAAGCGGTTTCAGCGTCAAAGATGCAGTTTGCGACACTTAAAACACCACGTAAAGGACAATATAAAGCGGTACTACCGGATGGAACGACAGTGTGGCTGAATGCTGAATCCAAACTTAAGTATCCTACAAAATTTGCAGGTGCGGAACGTCTGGTTGAACTTGAAGGTGAGGGCTATTTTGAAGTTACGCATAATGCTTCAAGGCCATTTATAGTGGAATCAAAAGGCCAGCGGGTCAAGGTTCTTGGAACAAAGTTCAATATCAATTCGTATGCTAACGAAGAATATTCAAGGACAACACTTATTAGCGGAAGTGTTGAATTGAGAAATCTACAAAATGATTTGTTATTAAGACTTAAACCTGGGGAGCAGGGTAGATTTGTGCTTGGTGGTATTGAAGTTAAAAAAGTTGATGCAGAGTCTTTTATAGGATGGACTGAGAATGAATTCCAATTTAAAGGCGCTCAACTGGCGGAGGTTCTGCGCCAACTGGAGCGGTGGTACGATATCGATGTGGATTATAAGAATGTTCCGCATATAAAAGTTTATGCTACAATTGGCCGAAATAAAAAATTGACGAGCGTACTCTATGCGCTAGGAGAAATTACAGATTTAAAGTTTAAAATGACAGGAAGGAGGATTGAGGTAGACAATAACTAA
- a CDS encoding RNA polymerase sigma factor: MTSRNVIDERALLSQFQSGDKLAFDRIFTMFHSSLIFFADRLLLNIGMEISKEIVLDIFLKLYDRREGFETLSNIKAFLYISVKNSCIKAIEKEKVNQKRFDLYSKNFDEFEKNVLDSIVQTEVYEELYRAIDLLPEQYRLIMSRLVSGDTPKEISEELGIPVSTINTQKSRALSLLKKSLSGAGIALLMIYS, encoded by the coding sequence ATGACATCCCGAAATGTGATCGACGAAAGGGCACTGCTTTCCCAGTTTCAAAGCGGTGATAAACTGGCTTTTGACCGTATTTTCACAATGTTTCATTCTTCATTGATATTTTTTGCAGACCGGTTACTTCTGAATATCGGGATGGAAATTTCCAAGGAGATTGTACTGGACATATTTCTTAAATTATATGACAGGAGGGAAGGTTTTGAAACGCTGTCAAATATCAAAGCGTTTCTATATATATCCGTAAAAAATAGCTGTATCAAAGCGATTGAAAAGGAAAAGGTAAATCAAAAGCGGTTTGACCTGTACTCCAAGAACTTTGACGAGTTCGAAAAAAATGTACTTGATAGTATTGTTCAGACCGAAGTATATGAGGAGCTTTATAGAGCGATTGATCTGTTGCCGGAACAATACCGGCTTATTATGAGCAGGCTTGTCAGCGGTGATACACCAAAAGAAATATCTGAGGAGCTCGGTATTCCTGTCAGTACGATAAATACCCAAAAATCAAGAGCGCTTTCGCTATTAAAAAAATCCCTCTCAGGTGCCGGAATCGCACTTTTAATGATTTATTCATAA
- a CDS encoding dsDNA nuclease domain-containing protein, which yields MSIHKLYLFAKDTDAPATEQGFQYQKLKTLKTWLENRINHADETIYCDYEEDIFQRDFEKGKSKFRQVKLYSSNFSFSKEEVTKSLAHFFMLFVKEDYSADEVSFVFETNSNVARAYGENDADLLREWAANYGTLSEELQQRCRERVKTIIDEYVEKAISAATSQKRVEELREAKEIYDQLTEETWNKFISSIEWQFDAIPQEEAIPLLLSEIEDLVLQLPLPVDSKKVSTYISVLHYEITQRTGKTDTEESALTNQLLDFLILNEGSEAQRWYADVYQKWSAVENITEFNVGSFYEVISAARHCRWELSNSEHERLWLTLLKNYIDLDQTIIVYRRKAIYEYIFLTLSPHPKNFQPKREITDQQELIRYYFNHMGDRNTFSDIEDDIVLLEIIQAQQYFREKFLEDAEIEGWAAGVEQEINVKLGNPSTVDELCRAYELQGHFLFQGNQQIPLIDRTNSSLAIYKKIIELLPDTKTYSISTLHDQLTKILETLIVFGRHSEVVKLIEDFCDGIEEQASKTERNHHSAQNLVKRGKAYLSNPSFENNLKALECFHKAKSLYFLDDTKEGFILGLLVTAQVYSTLKLNFAAKYYGLCALHACFHLGDYKTLKRISDSYAVIFQADFTQGAWISALYSFKKYLHARKEFTTEEVDLEKDEMLRKTLLDVSMLLGSSTKLREDLTAFVNYQKNSFGSPFPEMVDAMASGIIPTLEGQGDLNKLLERKLVDIPLNDLGPVREIRFQFCGMQWQIAFPNDAVSNGVAEEFCALIQITLAEIAALGTNLRFNSPIVRINIQVAENYDRSPEFRQEDEKFSYDIFIPSTISRTKEEIQDHYGFIGSCINTILKNLSQIPEEEFAAMFEDLNKTKKLSEKGLSLSSYQTVYFDLLTSEEFNDARRADFPSNRT from the coding sequence ATGTCCATACATAAACTCTATTTATTTGCAAAAGATACTGATGCGCCAGCCACAGAACAGGGATTCCAGTACCAAAAATTAAAGACATTAAAAACATGGCTGGAAAACCGGATCAACCATGCCGATGAAACTATTTATTGTGACTATGAAGAAGATATTTTCCAACGGGATTTTGAAAAGGGTAAATCTAAATTCAGGCAGGTCAAACTTTATTCTTCCAATTTTTCTTTTTCAAAGGAAGAAGTCACCAAAAGTCTGGCTCATTTTTTCATGCTCTTTGTTAAGGAGGATTATAGTGCGGATGAGGTTAGTTTTGTCTTTGAAACAAATTCAAATGTTGCTAGAGCCTATGGGGAAAACGATGCCGATCTTCTGCGTGAATGGGCAGCAAATTATGGGACACTGAGTGAAGAATTACAGCAGAGATGTCGCGAACGGGTCAAAACAATCATTGATGAATACGTAGAAAAAGCGATTTCCGCCGCCACTTCGCAAAAGCGCGTTGAGGAACTCAGGGAGGCTAAAGAAATCTATGATCAGCTAACTGAGGAAACCTGGAATAAGTTCATTTCCTCGATTGAGTGGCAATTTGATGCCATCCCCCAGGAAGAGGCCATTCCTCTTTTACTCTCAGAAATCGAAGATTTAGTCCTTCAGCTCCCGCTTCCAGTAGACTCGAAAAAAGTATCAACTTATATTTCGGTTCTCCACTATGAAATTACGCAACGCACAGGAAAAACAGATACCGAAGAAAGCGCACTTACCAATCAATTATTGGATTTTCTTATCCTAAATGAAGGTTCAGAGGCACAGAGATGGTACGCTGATGTTTATCAAAAATGGTCAGCAGTAGAGAACATTACAGAATTTAATGTGGGATCTTTCTACGAGGTGATCAGTGCAGCAAGGCACTGCAGATGGGAGCTTTCCAACAGTGAGCATGAAAGATTATGGCTTACACTGCTTAAAAATTATATTGATCTGGATCAGACGATTATTGTCTACAGACGAAAGGCCATCTATGAATATATATTTCTTACCTTATCTCCTCATCCTAAAAATTTTCAGCCTAAAAGGGAAATTACAGACCAGCAGGAGCTGATCCGGTATTACTTTAACCACATGGGGGATAGGAATACTTTCAGTGATATTGAGGACGATATTGTACTGCTGGAAATTATTCAGGCCCAGCAGTATTTTCGTGAAAAGTTTCTGGAGGATGCGGAAATCGAAGGATGGGCAGCCGGAGTAGAGCAGGAAATTAATGTGAAATTGGGTAACCCATCGACAGTGGATGAACTCTGCAGAGCATATGAGCTACAAGGACATTTCCTATTTCAAGGAAATCAACAGATCCCGCTGATTGATCGCACTAATAGCTCACTTGCTATCTATAAGAAAATAATAGAACTTTTACCGGATACTAAAACCTACAGTATTTCCACGTTGCATGATCAATTGACGAAGATTTTGGAAACCTTGATTGTCTTTGGGAGGCATTCTGAGGTCGTTAAACTTATTGAAGATTTCTGTGATGGAATAGAGGAACAGGCTAGTAAAACTGAACGCAATCACCATTCTGCGCAAAACCTGGTAAAACGTGGAAAGGCTTATTTGAGTAATCCATCCTTTGAAAACAATCTAAAAGCATTAGAATGTTTTCATAAGGCAAAAAGCTTATATTTTCTTGACGATACAAAGGAAGGTTTTATTCTCGGATTGTTAGTCACAGCTCAGGTGTATTCCACTTTAAAATTGAACTTTGCTGCTAAATATTATGGTCTATGTGCCTTGCACGCATGCTTTCACCTGGGAGATTATAAAACGCTGAAAAGAATAAGCGACAGTTACGCTGTCATATTTCAGGCCGATTTTACACAGGGGGCCTGGATCAGCGCACTATATAGTTTTAAAAAATACCTCCATGCCCGAAAGGAATTCACGACAGAAGAAGTAGACCTGGAAAAAGACGAAATGTTAAGGAAAACCCTACTCGACGTCTCAATGCTCCTTGGAAGCAGTACTAAACTCCGTGAAGATCTGACTGCATTTGTAAATTACCAGAAAAATAGCTTTGGAAGTCCTTTTCCCGAAATGGTTGACGCAATGGCAAGTGGTATCATACCAACGCTAGAGGGCCAAGGTGATTTGAATAAGCTGCTGGAAAGAAAATTGGTCGATATTCCTTTAAATGATTTGGGACCTGTGCGTGAAATCAGGTTCCAATTCTGTGGTATGCAGTGGCAAATTGCTTTTCCTAACGATGCGGTTTCTAATGGAGTTGCGGAGGAATTCTGTGCATTGATTCAGATCACTTTAGCAGAAATTGCCGCTCTGGGAACCAATCTCCGATTTAATTCGCCAATTGTCAGGATAAATATCCAGGTTGCTGAAAATTACGATCGCTCCCCGGAGTTCCGACAGGAAGATGAGAAGTTCAGCTACGATATTTTTATCCCATCGACCATTAGCCGCACGAAAGAGGAAATTCAAGATCATTACGGCTTTATAGGATCGTGTATAAATACCATACTCAAGAATTTAAGTCAGATTCCAGAAGAAGAATTTGCTGCAATGTTTGAGGATCTTAATAAAACAAAAAAGTTAAGTGAAAAAGGACTTTCACTCAGCAGTTATCAGACGGTATATTTTGATCTACTCACCAGTGAAGAATTTAATGATGCTCGTAGAGCGGACTTCCCTTCAAACCGAACTTAG
- a CDS encoding DNA polymerase III subunit alpha, with the protein MFLNCHSFHSLRYGTLSIDDLISQALALGIEELVLTDINTVTGIYEFKIKCEKNNIRPIVGVEVRKGSELYYITIAKEFRGISEVNSMLTSYNCDGVNLPLQPDLNDNFIIYPLDNAPKNLRDNEYIGIREDELNLLIRPELKRVIPKMVILCPVTFSTKKEYNLHRILRAIDNNVLLSKLPEKEVCRKSEYLRSAHSVFEIFRHYPEIIENTQKLLSQCKFEFAFSTPRNRKHYTGTKADDLKLLTRLAYAGLERRYGRHHEQAKQRIEKELKVIDELNFSGYFLITWDIIRYSNSMGFMHVGRGSGANSIVAYCLGITDICPIELDLYFERFLNLNRKSPPDFDIDWSWQERDIILDYIFNRYGKEYVAFCGTNVEFKYRSIIREVGKAFGLPKEELDELSKYPERVFRDDIVKQVQKYGKLLEKFPNQRSMHSCGIIISEEPLTNFTALELPPKGFPIVQWDMHVAEEVGFEKFDILSQRGLGTINDTVRLLEEKRGIKVNIKDTTISKDEQKCNEYLSQGRTIGCFYIESPAMRGLLRRLKCDNYKVLVAASSIIRPGVAQSGMMREYIFRHNNPDKFEYFHPVFEKQLGETYGIMVYQEDVIKIALHYGGVSAADGDILRRAMSGKGRSLSALQKVKDDFFASCRKQGHPEQLSKEIYRQIESFAGYSFCKAHSASYAVESYQSLYLKVYYPLEFMVSAINNMGGFYRTEVYVHEARMSGGVILNPCVNKSEYETTIYGEEIYLGLMLLEKVESKLAQLIPKERKANGEYRSMEDFIKRVPIGIETLQTLIFIGAFRFSGVPKNELLLKARIQLGDFKPEKRFHTLFEEPIKEYKFPELKRNVFEDAFDEIEILSFPVSCTPFDLLQTKYRGTVMAKDLTAHHKKEVKMLAYLISRKHVPTKRGTMYFGTWIDVEGNYFDTAHFPDCLEKYPFQGGGCYLLLGIVEVDFHFPTITITKMAKMPFIADPRYSHDEEKKYEAQQRIKEDVSMTFRAPYPQEHEIGLPRKKL; encoded by the coding sequence ATGTTTTTAAACTGTCATTCCTTTCACAGTCTTCGTTATGGAACACTTTCCATAGATGATCTTATTTCGCAGGCGTTAGCTTTGGGAATAGAGGAACTTGTTCTAACCGATATAAATACAGTGACCGGCATCTATGAATTTAAAATTAAATGTGAAAAGAATAATATCCGTCCGATTGTGGGAGTGGAAGTGCGTAAAGGAAGCGAACTGTACTATATTACAATTGCAAAGGAATTTCGAGGGATTTCAGAAGTAAACAGCATGCTTACTTCGTATAATTGTGATGGGGTCAATTTACCGTTACAGCCGGATTTAAACGATAATTTTATTATCTATCCTTTGGATAATGCTCCTAAAAATCTTCGTGATAATGAATATATCGGAATCCGTGAGGATGAGCTCAATCTGTTGATACGACCTGAGTTAAAGAGGGTAATACCCAAAATGGTTATTCTCTGCCCGGTTACATTTAGCACAAAGAAGGAATACAATCTTCACCGGATCTTACGTGCCATTGATAACAATGTACTTCTTTCCAAGCTTCCGGAAAAGGAAGTTTGCAGGAAGTCGGAATATTTGCGGTCCGCCCACTCCGTATTTGAAATCTTTCGCCATTATCCGGAGATTATAGAAAATACGCAAAAATTATTGTCACAGTGCAAATTTGAATTTGCATTTTCTACACCAAGAAATAGAAAGCATTATACAGGAACCAAAGCTGATGATCTTAAACTGCTTACCCGGTTAGCTTATGCTGGTCTGGAGCGCCGATACGGTAGACATCATGAACAGGCAAAACAGCGTATTGAAAAGGAGCTGAAGGTTATCGACGAATTAAACTTTAGCGGTTATTTTCTTATTACCTGGGATATCATCAGATATAGCAACAGTATGGGATTCATGCATGTGGGAAGGGGCAGTGGGGCCAATTCTATTGTAGCATACTGCCTTGGCATTACTGATATCTGTCCGATTGAGCTTGACCTATATTTTGAGAGGTTCCTCAACCTTAATCGAAAAAGTCCTCCTGACTTTGATATCGATTGGTCATGGCAGGAAAGAGATATTATTCTTGATTATATTTTCAATAGATACGGTAAAGAGTATGTCGCCTTCTGCGGCACTAATGTAGAGTTTAAATATCGTTCGATTATTCGGGAAGTTGGAAAAGCATTCGGACTTCCAAAAGAGGAACTTGACGAGCTGAGCAAATATCCAGAACGGGTATTTCGGGACGATATAGTAAAGCAGGTGCAGAAGTATGGGAAGCTGCTTGAAAAATTTCCCAACCAGCGGAGTATGCATTCCTGCGGGATTATTATTTCCGAGGAACCGCTGACAAATTTTACAGCCCTTGAGTTGCCACCAAAGGGTTTTCCCATTGTACAGTGGGATATGCATGTTGCTGAGGAGGTCGGTTTTGAAAAATTTGATATTTTATCCCAAAGAGGGCTTGGGACGATTAACGATACCGTAAGGCTACTGGAAGAAAAAAGGGGAATCAAGGTCAATATCAAAGACACTACGATTTCCAAGGATGAACAAAAATGCAATGAATATTTAAGTCAGGGAAGAACCATAGGCTGCTTTTATATTGAATCACCGGCTATGCGCGGTTTGCTTAGAAGGTTAAAATGCGATAATTATAAGGTATTGGTTGCCGCATCATCTATCATCAGACCCGGGGTTGCCCAATCGGGCATGATGCGGGAATATATCTTTAGGCACAATAATCCAGACAAGTTTGAATATTTCCATCCTGTTTTTGAGAAGCAGTTAGGGGAGACCTACGGCATTATGGTTTATCAAGAAGATGTGATCAAGATTGCTCTGCATTATGGTGGTGTTTCAGCTGCTGATGGTGACATATTGAGAAGAGCTATGAGCGGAAAAGGTAGGTCACTTTCGGCACTTCAAAAAGTGAAGGATGATTTTTTTGCATCTTGCAGAAAACAGGGACATCCTGAGCAGCTGAGTAAAGAAATTTACCGACAGATTGAATCGTTTGCAGGGTATTCATTCTGTAAGGCTCATTCCGCTTCCTATGCAGTGGAGAGTTATCAATCGCTGTATCTTAAAGTTTATTATCCATTGGAGTTTATGGTTTCGGCGATAAATAATATGGGCGGTTTCTATAGGACAGAGGTCTATGTACATGAGGCAAGGATGTCAGGGGGTGTTATATTGAATCCATGTGTCAATAAAAGCGAGTACGAAACAACGATTTATGGAGAGGAAATATATTTGGGACTGATGCTGCTTGAAAAAGTTGAATCGAAACTTGCTCAGCTGATACCTAAGGAAAGAAAGGCAAATGGGGAGTATAGGTCAATGGAAGATTTTATCAAGAGAGTTCCAATTGGTATTGAGACTTTGCAGACGTTGATCTTTATCGGAGCATTCCGTTTTTCAGGTGTTCCAAAAAATGAATTATTGCTCAAAGCGCGCATTCAATTGGGTGATTTTAAACCGGAAAAAAGATTTCATACTCTTTTTGAAGAACCGATCAAGGAATACAAATTTCCGGAATTAAAAAGAAATGTGTTTGAGGATGCTTTCGACGAAATCGAGATTTTAAGTTTTCCGGTATCCTGTACACCTTTCGATCTGCTTCAGACAAAATATAGAGGAACTGTTATGGCGAAAGATCTCACTGCCCATCACAAAAAAGAAGTGAAGATGCTGGCCTACCTTATTTCAAGGAAACATGTGCCGACCAAACGGGGGACAATGTATTTCGGAACATGGATAGATGTGGAAGGAAACTATTTTGATACAGCTCATTTCCCGGACTGCCTTGAAAAATATCCTTTTCAAGGTGGGGGATGCTACCTCTTGCTAGGAATAGTTGAAGTGGACTTTCATTTTCCGACCATAACAATTACTAAAATGGCCAAGATGCCGTTTATTGCCGATCCAAGGTATTCACATGATGAAGAAAAGAAATATGAGGCGCAGCAACGGATCAAGGAGGACGTCAGTATGACCTTTAGAGCGCCTTATCCTCAGGAACATGAGATCGGACTTCCAAGGAAAAAACTTTAG
- the dinB gene encoding DNA polymerase IV, which yields MERSIVHLDLDTFFVSCERLVNSGLNGIPLIIGGGDRGVVSSCSYEARTFGVRSAMPMKLALRLCPQAKVVKGDMELYSKMSHTVTEVIEESAPVMEKASIDEFYLDLTGMDRFFGAYKWTKELGKRIEKETGLPISYALSINKTVSKIGTGESKPHGHREIPSVGVQSFLNPLSIKKMPMVGNATFQLFSRVGIRTIGTLSEMPVDVLQQMIGKNGVDLWKKANGIDETPVIPYSERKSISKERTFSTDTMDVFEVKSLISGMAEQLAHQLRQEKWLTSTVVIKIRYSNFDTESKQCRVSYTSSDHTLARVALELFDKVYSRRMRLRLVGLRFTDLVHGSYQMNLFEDNAELISLYQAMDNIKNRFGKDAVGRAVGFNFSR from the coding sequence ATGGAACGCTCGATTGTACATTTGGATTTGGACACCTTTTTTGTGTCGTGTGAAAGGCTGGTAAATTCCGGTTTAAACGGTATTCCACTGATCATTGGAGGTGGGGACAGAGGGGTTGTGTCTTCGTGCAGTTATGAAGCAAGAACATTCGGAGTTCGGTCTGCAATGCCCATGAAACTGGCGCTCCGTTTATGTCCGCAGGCAAAGGTGGTTAAGGGGGACATGGAACTGTATTCCAAGATGTCACATACGGTTACAGAAGTGATCGAGGAAAGTGCACCAGTAATGGAAAAAGCATCTATTGATGAATTTTATCTGGATCTAACAGGAATGGATAGGTTTTTCGGAGCATATAAATGGACTAAAGAGCTGGGGAAAAGGATCGAGAAGGAGACAGGACTACCGATCAGTTATGCGCTATCAATCAATAAGACCGTGAGCAAAATAGGGACTGGTGAATCCAAACCGCACGGTCATCGGGAAATTCCATCAGTGGGTGTTCAGTCGTTTTTAAATCCTTTATCTATCAAAAAAATGCCGATGGTCGGGAATGCAACTTTTCAGCTTTTTTCGAGAGTAGGTATCCGGACTATCGGCACACTTTCAGAAATGCCTGTTGATGTCCTACAACAGATGATCGGAAAAAATGGAGTCGATCTCTGGAAAAAAGCGAATGGTATTGACGAAACTCCTGTTATACCTTATTCCGAAAGAAAGTCAATTTCAAAAGAGAGGACCTTTAGCACTGATACGATGGATGTCTTTGAGGTTAAAAGCCTAATTTCTGGTATGGCTGAGCAACTTGCCCATCAGCTCCGACAGGAGAAGTGGCTAACTTCTACAGTTGTGATCAAGATCAGGTATTCAAACTTTGATACAGAGTCCAAACAGTGCCGGGTGAGCTATACTTCTTCTGATCATACATTGGCTAGGGTAGCATTGGAACTTTTCGACAAGGTTTATTCACGCCGGATGCGTCTACGTTTAGTGGGATTAAGATTTACGGATCTCGTTCACGGTAGCTACCAAATGAATCTTTTTGAGGACAATGCTGAGCTGATCAGTTTATATCAGGCGATGGACAATATCAAAAACCGTTTCGGTAAAGATGCAGTAGGTCGTGCAGTAGGTTTTAATTTTTCACGCTAG
- a CDS encoding LexA family transcriptional regulator: MSALAIFSDNIKYLRMQIPKMSQQKFGNILGITRDAYAKYESGKINIPIDTLMAISKYYHISTDLLLTVDLRKYKLEEMLSLPDNRILLPIKTDSVGENKIEIIPYKASMGYLSGYADPEYIEGLQTMSLPFLHNGKYRAFPAVGDSMPPYQDGTYIVGRYVESIQDISLGKTHVLVTRKGFTFKRIETINDNSITVKSDNTFYDSYDISFADLWEVWQYAGSFSSREQEIIDFAGEDIKSMLIKLMEEVRELKTR, translated from the coding sequence ATGTCAGCGCTTGCAATTTTTTCCGATAACATCAAGTATTTAAGGATGCAGATACCTAAAATGTCCCAACAAAAATTTGGCAACATATTAGGCATCACCAGAGATGCTTATGCCAAATATGAATCGGGAAAAATCAATATTCCGATTGATACCTTAATGGCTATATCCAAATATTACCACATCAGTACTGACTTGTTATTGACTGTTGATTTAAGAAAGTATAAGCTTGAAGAAATGTTAAGCTTGCCCGATAACAGGATTTTGCTACCCATAAAAACTGATTCAGTAGGTGAAAATAAAATAGAGATAATACCCTATAAAGCCTCAATGGGCTACCTGTCAGGATATGCTGATCCAGAATATATTGAAGGTCTGCAAACAATGTCACTACCTTTCCTTCATAATGGAAAATATAGAGCTTTTCCAGCAGTAGGTGATTCGATGCCTCCCTATCAGGATGGCACCTACATTGTTGGAAGATACGTCGAGAGTATTCAAGATATCAGTTTGGGTAAAACGCATGTACTGGTAACGCGCAAAGGATTTACTTTCAAACGCATTGAAACTATCAACGACAATTCCATTACCGTAAAATCTGACAATACATTTTATGATAGTTACGATATTTCATTTGCTGACCTTTGGGAGGTTTGGCAATATGCAGGCAGTTTTTCATCTAGAGAACAGGAAATAATTGACTTCGCAGGCGAAGACATAAAATCAATGCTGATAAAATTGATGGAAGAGGTTCGAGAATTAAAAACCCGATAA
- a CDS encoding DUF2314 domain-containing protein, whose protein sequence is MKNTFEFEINDDYLYLLYKAKNTIWYFNELIGDGYCGYSAIKFKNKDEIFVWLENVRVENGRYHGVLPENNEVHSILIAEAIDWMLIVDQRLIGGYTIRYYNETLSEDKKVDFEIHCGFRIDLGNDLFKADRSTAEGAIIALENFYSEKNIEGVLSCKDFNMEAENVLLESNLEFSKDIHSKIKTVLKISLLEDLERNGFPNFENIERVFTLLDSRAGQQFIEERIIFENGSTVSNKFWVGFIKDDGWKVLNLVD, encoded by the coding sequence ATGAAAAATACTTTTGAATTCGAGATAAACGACGATTATCTCTACTTATTATATAAGGCAAAAAACACAATTTGGTATTTCAATGAACTAATTGGTGATGGTTATTGCGGTTATTCAGCCATTAAATTTAAGAATAAGGACGAAATCTTTGTGTGGTTGGAAAATGTCAGAGTTGAGAACGGCCGTTATCATGGCGTGTTGCCAGAAAACAACGAGGTTCATAGTATTTTGATTGCTGAGGCTATAGATTGGATGTTAATTGTGGATCAGCGGTTGATTGGAGGTTATACAATTCGATATTACAATGAGACATTGTCAGAAGATAAAAAGGTCGATTTTGAAATACACTGTGGATTTCGGATTGATCTTGGAAATGATTTATTTAAGGCAGACCGGTCAACTGCGGAAGGGGCAATTATTGCACTTGAGAATTTTTACAGTGAAAAAAATATAGAAGGTGTTCTTTCATGTAAGGATTTTAATATGGAAGCTGAAAATGTTCTGCTTGAAAGCAATTTGGAATTTAGCAAGGACATACATTCAAAAATTAAAACCGTTCTTAAAATATCATTATTAGAAGATCTTGAAAGGAATGGATTTCCAAATTTCGAAAACATAGAAAGGGTATTTACATTGCTTGATAGTCGGGCAGGACAGCAGTTTATTGAGGAAAGGATAATATTTGAAAATGGCTCAACGGTAAGTAATAAATTTTGGGTAGGTTTTATAAAAGATGATGGCTGGAAAGTACTGAATCTTGTTGACTGA
- a CDS encoding ribonuclease E inhibitor RraB: protein MIRVLIVFFVLAISLSCDKKKDKVIIDSSTVVDYKIIESTYSDDEKAIEDLDRKAVIDLYKNGIERNSKHKIEFFFISSTAENAKKLNAYLELMGYTAGYRQTNDKKDYVVIGYTEPVSINEEAVVGWAKEMSKIAEKNSSVFDGWQIAVK, encoded by the coding sequence ATGATTAGAGTATTAATTGTATTTTTTGTTCTTGCAATTAGTCTTTCTTGCGATAAGAAGAAGGATAAAGTGATTATTGATTCGTCTACTGTTGTAGACTACAAGATTATTGAGTCGACGTATTCTGATGACGAAAAGGCCATAGAGGATTTAGATAGAAAGGCGGTTATTGATTTGTACAAAAATGGAATTGAAAGGAATTCAAAACATAAAATTGAATTCTTCTTTATAAGTTCAACTGCGGAAAATGCGAAGAAATTAAACGCATATTTAGAACTTATGGGGTATACAGCTGGATATAGGCAGACGAATGATAAAAAAGATTATGTCGTAATTGGTTACACGGAGCCTGTCTCAATTAACGAAGAGGCAGTTGTTGGATGGGCAAAAGAAATGTCTAAAATAGCAGAAAAGAATAGTAGTGTTTTTGATGGATGGCAGATTGCTGTAAAGTAA